The following coding sequences are from one Pigmentibacter sp. JX0631 window:
- a CDS encoding O-antigen ligase family protein yields the protein MFINYLFFLFPFFLYLGIALQGLSFYIICIVAPAVYFIKHRHIIPDHIIKTAICLLLIHIIFPITNIINYIFPLEQFPNYKHQLSLKWPSVLQSNFPSYLFIGSILLFIFLFFSKKYNKKISQNKSEKIEISPLKYFLSGLFPASILICLALIYQYNVGLDFHSFKGKYLEATEILDNGKYRVNGFYGHPLTIAGAGLAYSIFCWSLLWLSITKNHIYKFDNLFIFKNKNIHKLALVIISLCNFIIVILSSGRTAGIVCVFLLISIPLLLGIRRKPFLTILTILTLGVTSLFFLKKSGLMERILFTTNSISETQTLDNGNYRQYFWKVYWQMFLDKPIVGHGNYWLKDGVRENYYNKMGYENLPEKYNAHNNYLEILASGGLLALFWITTILVFLYKTIKNKINKHFKEMNFLIFCYLSMFIANLIHALTQNVFFDSSVVYIYTSIIYVIIWHISFKEKNTI from the coding sequence ATGTTTATAAATTATCTTTTTTTCTTGTTCCCATTCTTTCTTTACCTAGGTATAGCACTACAAGGTCTTTCCTTTTATATTATTTGTATTGTAGCTCCTGCAGTTTATTTCATCAAACACAGACATATAATTCCTGATCATATTATAAAAACTGCAATTTGTTTATTACTAATTCATATTATTTTCCCCATTACGAATATAATTAATTACATATTTCCACTTGAACAGTTTCCTAATTATAAACATCAACTTTCTTTAAAATGGCCGAGTGTATTACAAAGCAATTTTCCTTCTTATTTATTTATAGGATCAATTTTGTTATTTATTTTTCTATTTTTTAGTAAAAAATATAACAAAAAAATTTCTCAAAATAAGTCAGAAAAAATTGAAATTTCGCCTTTAAAATATTTTTTATCAGGATTATTTCCAGCCTCTATTTTAATTTGCCTTGCTCTCATATACCAATACAATGTAGGTCTGGACTTCCATTCCTTTAAAGGAAAATATCTTGAAGCAACAGAAATCCTTGATAATGGAAAGTATAGAGTTAATGGATTTTATGGACATCCTTTAACAATTGCAGGTGCGGGATTAGCATACTCAATTTTTTGTTGGAGTTTATTATGGTTATCAATAACTAAAAATCATATTTATAAGTTTGATAATCTCTTCATTTTTAAAAATAAAAATATTCACAAGCTTGCTTTAGTTATCATCTCACTTTGCAATTTTATAATTGTTATCTTAAGTTCTGGAAGAACAGCCGGAATTGTTTGTGTATTTTTACTTATTTCAATACCACTTCTGTTAGGTATAAGAAGAAAACCATTCTTAACAATTCTTACAATTTTAACTCTAGGGGTTACAAGTCTATTTTTTTTAAAAAAGTCTGGTTTAATGGAAAGAATATTATTTACAACAAATTCTATCTCAGAAACACAAACTCTTGATAATGGTAATTACAGGCAATATTTTTGGAAAGTTTATTGGCAAATGTTTTTAGATAAACCCATCGTTGGTCATGGTAATTATTGGTTGAAAGACGGTGTTAGAGAAAACTACTACAATAAAATGGGCTATGAAAATTTACCTGAAAAATATAACGCTCATAACAACTATTTAGAAATTTTAGCAAGTGGTGGGCTATTAGCCTTATTTTGGATTACAACAATTCTTGTATTTTTATATAAAACTATAAAAAACAAAATAAATAAACATTTCAAAGAAATGAATTTTTTAATTTTTTGTTATTTAAGTATGTTTATAGCAAATTTAATTCATGCCCTAACACAAAATGTATTTTTTGATTCTTCAGTAGTTTATATTTATACTTCAATAATTTATGTAATAATTTGGCATATATCTTTCAAAGAAAAAAATACCATATAA
- a CDS encoding acyl-CoA dehydrogenase: protein MAATSSFMIDRREIEFVLFEYLKIQKLFDIPYYSDHSIDSVGEMLTSAITLCNQNLGPLNKVGDRIGCTHNKETKEVTTPPGTKEAYKQFVENGFLTLADSEEAGGIQAPGIVASVFMEIFSSANQAFTMYPGLTRSASHVIYHFGEDWMRKTCIPKIAEGFWTGTMCLTEPSAGSAVGDLRSTAKRNKDGTFSIKGVKQWISGGENDFTENILHLVLARIEGAPSGIEGVSLFLVPKFRFDKDTGKVTGKNDVYCISLEEKMGIHGNSTCLMGFGDKEQCQGFLIGKENQGINYMFLMMNEARIGVGLQGLGQASVAFLNAENYAKERIQGVDIAVKKGNENPPRIAIVNHPDVKRMLLRQRSLVEGMRALCYTAALMHDESQHALNEKDKKIAHGFLELLTPIMKSWCTDMGFQSIIQSIQTYGGYGFTKDYPVEQLLRDSKITSIYEGTNGIQALDLVGRKMRMEDGAIFMKWLQRHVTFIETNKENSEIAKETQILGDYVNKIGKAAMHMSELAKKGNKHAAVLNAYPFMMAFGHTIISGLLLEQAVISQNSLKNNKLSANDKKFYSNKIKTAKFFANHVLPEAKAFLANVFSDDISCLEFDF, encoded by the coding sequence ATGGCCGCTACAAGTTCCTTTATGATTGACAGAAGAGAAATTGAATTTGTCCTGTTTGAATATCTTAAAATACAAAAATTATTTGATATCCCATATTATTCAGATCATTCAATAGATTCAGTTGGTGAAATGCTAACATCTGCTATCACTTTATGTAATCAAAACTTAGGACCCTTGAATAAGGTTGGGGATAGGATAGGCTGTACTCATAATAAAGAAACAAAAGAAGTAACAACACCACCTGGAACTAAAGAAGCATATAAACAATTTGTTGAAAATGGCTTCCTCACCCTTGCTGATTCAGAAGAAGCGGGAGGTATTCAAGCCCCTGGTATTGTTGCATCAGTGTTTATGGAAATTTTTTCTAGTGCGAATCAAGCTTTTACAATGTATCCAGGTTTAACCCGATCAGCTTCGCATGTGATTTACCACTTTGGTGAAGATTGGATGAGAAAAACCTGCATACCTAAAATTGCAGAAGGGTTTTGGACAGGAACAATGTGCTTAACAGAACCATCAGCCGGGAGTGCGGTCGGAGATTTACGATCAACCGCAAAAAGAAACAAAGATGGCACTTTTTCAATTAAAGGTGTGAAACAATGGATTTCTGGCGGTGAAAATGATTTCACTGAAAACATTCTTCATTTAGTTTTAGCAAGAATTGAAGGAGCTCCAAGTGGAATTGAAGGGGTTAGCCTATTTTTAGTTCCAAAATTTCGTTTTGATAAAGATACAGGTAAAGTAACTGGAAAAAATGATGTTTATTGCATTTCTTTAGAAGAAAAAATGGGAATTCATGGAAATTCCACATGTCTCATGGGATTTGGAGATAAAGAGCAATGCCAAGGTTTTCTCATTGGAAAAGAAAATCAAGGAATTAATTACATGTTTCTCATGATGAATGAAGCAAGAATTGGCGTTGGTTTACAAGGATTAGGACAAGCATCTGTTGCATTTTTAAATGCAGAAAACTATGCCAAAGAAAGAATCCAAGGAGTTGATATTGCCGTAAAAAAAGGGAATGAAAACCCACCACGAATTGCAATAGTAAATCATCCTGATGTAAAAAGAATGCTTTTAAGACAAAGAAGTTTAGTTGAAGGTATGCGTGCACTTTGTTACACAGCCGCTCTCATGCATGATGAATCACAACACGCTTTAAATGAAAAAGATAAGAAAATAGCTCATGGTTTTTTAGAATTACTCACTCCTATTATGAAGTCTTGGTGTACTGATATGGGATTCCAATCGATTATCCAATCTATTCAAACTTATGGTGGTTATGGGTTTACAAAAGATTATCCAGTTGAGCAATTGCTTAGAGATTCTAAAATAACTTCCATATATGAAGGCACAAATGGTATACAGGCACTAGATCTTGTTGGTAGGAAAATGCGAATGGAAGATGGGGCAATTTTTATGAAATGGCTCCAGAGACATGTAACTTTTATAGAAACTAACAAAGAAAATTCAGAAATAGCTAAAGAAACACAAATACTTGGAGATTACGTTAATAAAATTGGAAAAGCTGCTATGCACATGAGTGAATTAGCTAAAAAAGGCAATAAACATGCTGCTGTCTTAAATGCTTATCCTTTTATGATGGCATTTGGTCACACAATAATCAGTGGGCTTTTATTAGAACAAGCTGTAATTTCTCAAAATTCATTAAAAAACAATAAGCTTTCTGCAAATGATAAAAAATTCTATAGTAACAAAATTAAAACTGCGAAATTCTTTGCTAATCATGTATTACCAGAAGCTAAAGCTTTTTTAGCAAATGTTTTTTCTGACGATATTTCTTGTTTGGAATTTGATTTCTAA
- a CDS encoding M20/M25/M40 family metallo-hydrolase codes for MTNNPHIHSQNCGCKNEKGEPLFITAPSASTIKAIEYSEKNIAKEYEELKKLVKIPSVSLQGFDPHDVKLSAEATAECLQTAGLENVEILQLSNDVHPYVYAEWLHKPDTPTLLLYAHHDVQPPGREEKWNSNPFIPTERNGRLFGRGTADDKAGIIAHTAAISAYLKTMGELPVNVKVIIEGEEEIGSNNLGQFVRLHKEKLKADSIIVTDCANVDSGIPSITTALRGLVAVDIEVSALDHPVHSGLWGGILPDPVFALTQILSSLMDEKGNIKVKGILDELKLLTEFEKENFAKLKMENIARGATGLLNGLPFTAKESDFAEKLWRYPSLSINAIQSGSKKLVSNIIQDSAWARVSIRIVPNMNPEDILLKLTKHIENVCPPGFRLKVTPESASNWWAIANPNEDVYQIAARSLEKAYKHTTQFIGCGASIPFVQPLTEAFGGIPAILVGVEDPYTNAHSENESLLLSDFQKSIQGQIYMLADLAKYKRA; via the coding sequence ATGACAAATAATCCTCACATCCATTCCCAAAATTGTGGCTGTAAAAATGAAAAAGGTGAACCACTTTTCATAACGGCACCTAGTGCTTCAACTATAAAAGCAATTGAATATAGTGAAAAAAATATAGCTAAAGAATATGAAGAATTAAAAAAACTCGTAAAAATACCAAGTGTAAGTTTGCAAGGATTTGATCCTCATGATGTTAAGCTAAGCGCTGAAGCAACAGCAGAATGCCTTCAAACAGCTGGTCTAGAAAATGTTGAAATTTTACAATTAAGCAATGATGTTCACCCTTATGTTTACGCCGAATGGTTACATAAGCCTGATACACCAACTTTATTGCTTTATGCTCACCACGATGTTCAACCTCCGGGGCGTGAAGAAAAATGGAATTCGAATCCTTTTATTCCTACAGAAAGAAATGGACGACTTTTTGGAAGAGGTACTGCTGACGATAAGGCTGGTATTATTGCACACACAGCTGCTATTTCCGCTTATTTAAAAACGATGGGCGAACTCCCTGTAAATGTAAAAGTTATTATTGAGGGAGAAGAAGAAATAGGGAGTAACAATCTAGGACAATTTGTTCGTTTGCACAAAGAAAAATTAAAAGCGGATAGCATTATCGTTACAGATTGTGCGAATGTTGATTCTGGAATTCCAAGTATTACTACAGCTTTAAGAGGTCTTGTAGCAGTAGATATTGAAGTTTCAGCTTTAGATCATCCTGTCCACTCAGGATTATGGGGTGGAATTCTACCTGATCCTGTTTTTGCTTTGACACAAATTCTTTCTTCACTAATGGATGAAAAAGGTAACATCAAAGTTAAAGGTATTTTAGATGAACTAAAACTTTTAACTGAATTTGAAAAAGAAAATTTTGCAAAATTAAAAATGGAAAATATCGCACGCGGTGCTACAGGCTTATTGAATGGACTTCCCTTTACTGCAAAAGAATCTGACTTTGCAGAAAAATTATGGAGATACCCATCTTTAAGTATTAATGCAATTCAAAGTGGCTCTAAAAAATTAGTAAGTAATATTATTCAAGACTCCGCATGGGCTCGTGTTTCTATTAGAATTGTGCCAAATATGAATCCTGAAGATATTCTCCTAAAATTAACTAAACATATTGAAAATGTATGTCCTCCTGGGTTTCGGTTAAAAGTAACTCCAGAATCTGCGAGTAATTGGTGGGCAATTGCTAATCCAAATGAAGATGTTTATCAAATTGCAGCGCGTTCATTAGAAAAAGCATACAAACATACAACACAATTCATAGGTTGTGGTGCGAGCATTCCTTTTGTTCAGCCCTTAACAGAAGCATTTGGCGGTATTCCTGCAATATTGGTTGGAGTTGAAGATCCTTACACGAATGCACACTCAGAAAATGAGAGTTTGTTACTTAGTGATTTCCAAAAATCAATACAAGGTCAAATTTATATGTTAGCGGATTTAGCGAAATACAAGAGGGCATAA
- a CDS encoding C1 family peptidase: MRFPGKIVSILSIFNLLPLIAQAQSGSIITDYANINGYVTLNVEKNDPQGGFNPIFNFDNKKEITFMNVEITPKMEEKINYANYFMLFRGGEKDYRQGIVRFSQSANAVDLKMANVPVLDQGRYGTCVTFSSTAALDARFAIGDYIDQQCALALTKTLGNNYWNGAWTANDIIQPLKKYGITAKNYCFGSKYPNPNQTIDINQYTKQSYKDFSDKIQTTNTKADLNALRQALAAGHRVLIGFLYNSDFGTTMINNDGSQATQNRGGLWACYQPQDTRNRCVRTNAGHEVIVIGYDDNQQLLKIRNSWSTEMGDSGDYYMTYNYFNAMTMDQTILY; this comes from the coding sequence ATGCGTTTTCCAGGAAAAATTGTTTCTATTTTAAGTATTTTTAACTTATTACCGCTCATTGCACAAGCTCAATCAGGATCAATAATCACTGATTATGCAAATATTAATGGATATGTTACTTTAAATGTAGAAAAAAATGATCCTCAAGGAGGATTTAATCCTATCTTCAACTTTGATAATAAAAAAGAAATAACATTTATGAATGTGGAAATAACACCAAAAATGGAGGAAAAAATAAATTATGCTAATTATTTTATGCTTTTCCGTGGGGGAGAAAAAGATTATAGACAAGGAATAGTCAGATTTTCACAATCAGCAAATGCTGTTGATTTAAAAATGGCAAATGTACCAGTTTTAGATCAAGGCCGTTATGGAACTTGTGTTACATTTTCTTCAACAGCTGCTTTAGATGCTAGATTTGCAATTGGTGACTACATAGATCAACAATGTGCATTAGCATTAACTAAAACTCTAGGAAATAATTACTGGAATGGAGCTTGGACTGCAAATGACATTATCCAACCTTTAAAAAAATATGGTATCACTGCTAAAAATTATTGCTTTGGTTCAAAATATCCAAACCCAAATCAAACAATTGATATAAACCAATATACGAAACAAAGTTATAAAGATTTTAGTGATAAAATTCAAACTACAAACACAAAAGCTGACTTAAATGCATTAAGACAAGCTTTGGCTGCTGGACATAGAGTTTTAATTGGTTTCCTTTACAATTCAGACTTCGGGACAACTATGATTAACAACGATGGTAGCCAAGCAACTCAAAACAGAGGTGGGTTATGGGCATGCTATCAACCTCAAGATACAAGAAATCGTTGTGTAAGAACGAATGCTGGCCATGAAGTCATTGTCATTGGATATGATGATAATCAACAACTATTAAAAATTAGAAATTCTTGGAGTACTGAAATGGGTGATAGTGGTGACTACTATATGACTTACAATTACTTTAACGCGATGACTATGGATCAAACTATTTTGTATTAA
- a CDS encoding DUF374 domain-containing protein produces the protein MLRNIAFIIGYYFYLLLVKTCKIRLVGFNEVEEYWRQKKNIVFCCPHNAILACFIGVDSVHRPNVVLISSLSQDGELVAKLLIKRRFEMIRGSSSRGAKKALLELQKAAKLGKSVGIAFDGPKGPPFVPKRGIVACARVVDGPIFFIHAHVTGSRIWGLKKELRVNSWDRFLIPLPFSKVSVHFEKIPDKSEMNFTDDEQYEKFVLKKVEERTTELYKHIYKK, from the coding sequence ATGCTTAGAAACATTGCTTTTATTATTGGCTACTACTTTTATTTGCTACTGGTTAAAACCTGTAAAATTCGCTTGGTAGGATTTAATGAGGTTGAAGAATATTGGCGTCAGAAAAAAAATATAGTTTTTTGTTGCCCACATAACGCGATATTAGCTTGTTTTATTGGGGTTGATTCGGTGCACAGACCTAATGTCGTTTTAATTTCTAGTTTGAGTCAAGATGGTGAACTAGTAGCTAAATTACTGATTAAAAGAAGATTTGAAATGATAAGGGGGTCTTCTAGTCGGGGAGCAAAAAAAGCATTGCTTGAATTACAAAAAGCGGCAAAACTTGGAAAAAGTGTTGGTATTGCTTTTGATGGTCCTAAAGGTCCCCCTTTTGTCCCAAAACGGGGAATTGTTGCTTGTGCGAGAGTAGTTGATGGCCCAATTTTTTTTATTCATGCGCATGTAACTGGCAGTAGGATATGGGGTTTAAAAAAAGAATTAAGAGTTAATTCTTGGGATAGATTTTTAATCCCTCTTCCTTTTTCAAAAGTATCTGTTCATTTTGAAAAAATTCCCGATAAGTCTGAAATGAATTTTACGGATGATGAACAATATGAAAAATTTGTTCTAAAAAAAGTAGAAGAAAGAACTACAGAATTATATAAGCATATTTATAAAAAATAA
- a CDS encoding O-methyltransferase — protein sequence MRPKSYSNLLPSVSKYVEDLLSVDSHPSQQLALQVAKKRGTPPLQVLPTDGRTLEVIARTIQPTKIVEIGTLCGYSSLFLANALVPGGKLYTCEQSQHHIQVATEVFQTLNLLDKIEIIEGNAVLTLPQLSHKGPFDIVFIDADKLNYPNYFDWAIENLRSGGLLIADNVFVFGYIGEDNIPEQGELKNLVSAMRLFNEKCVKDERLVTTFLPTGEGLMIATKK from the coding sequence ATGCGACCCAAATCATATTCAAATTTACTGCCATCTGTTTCTAAATATGTTGAAGATCTACTAAGCGTAGATTCGCATCCTTCCCAACAATTGGCTCTTCAGGTTGCCAAGAAACGCGGGACTCCTCCGTTACAAGTTCTACCAACAGATGGTCGGACTCTTGAAGTCATCGCAAGAACTATACAGCCCACCAAAATTGTCGAAATAGGTACTCTTTGCGGATATTCTTCTTTGTTTTTAGCTAATGCTCTTGTTCCGGGGGGAAAATTGTATACCTGTGAGCAGAGTCAGCATCATATCCAGGTAGCCACAGAAGTATTTCAGACATTGAACTTGTTAGACAAAATTGAAATTATTGAAGGAAACGCAGTTTTAACACTACCCCAATTAAGCCATAAAGGCCCCTTTGATATTGTTTTCATTGATGCAGACAAACTAAATTATCCTAATTATTTTGATTGGGCTATTGAAAATTTAAGGAGTGGAGGTCTTTTAATAGCTGATAATGTTTTTGTATTTGGTTATATTGGTGAAGATAACATTCCTGAGCAAGGGGAATTGAAAAATCTTGTTTCTGCAATGCGATTATTCAATGAAAAATGTGTTAAAGATGAACGTTTAGTAACTACTTTTTTGCCTACCGGAGAAGGTTTAATGATTGCTACTAAAAAATAG